In the genome of Oncorhynchus mykiss isolate Arlee chromosome 18, USDA_OmykA_1.1, whole genome shotgun sequence, one region contains:
- the si:ch211-215i13.3 gene encoding brain and acute leukemia cytoplasmic protein, protein MGCGGSRSDTIIEPRYHESWTRETESTWLTNTDAEAALSTINSKGLEGIQKEKRMMVTTGTQCGKQTLTSSGPNHWRSCHDIGLTQTKKESRRRASKEVPAPSKAVQSVSGSGDTVPLSQAGDERTE, encoded by the exons ATGGGTTGTGGAGGAAGCCGGTCCGACACAATAATCGAACCGAGGTATCATGAAAGCTGGACCCGAGAAACCGAGTCGACATGGCTCACCAATACAGACGCCGAGGCTGCTCTTTCTACTATCAACA GTAAAGGGCTGGAGGGTATtcagaaggagaagaggatgatGGTGACCACAGGGACCCAGTGTGGGAAGCAGACCCTCACCAGCTCTGGACCCAACCACTGGCGGTCCTGCCACGATATAGGCCTCACT CAAACAAAAAAGGAGTCCAGAAGGAGAGCATCTAAGGAGGTGCCTGCTCCGTCTAAAGCGGTCCAGTCTGTCAGTGGCAGTGGGGACACCGTCCCACTCAGTCAGGCCGGTGATGAAAG